CTAATCTAAATTGGTCAGACATtagcctctgaacggttaagcattatataggctcttaatggtttagaccccttactggttcaacacttaatggttcagacctcttactggttcagcacttaaccattcagatgttgccaaacagcccctaagtcaTGAAACTTGAAACCATTCTCTTAGTGAAATTTCTTACTTGTTAAAATAAAGTTTAACGAAGTCCACATGATTTTAAAAATAGGTTGCAACCTTCGCACCAAATACACCTGCTCAGTACGAGCTCCAGTTCGGGGTGCCAATGGCTGGTGCGATCCTTTGTTCACTCAATACGAGCCTCGATCCACCAACACTCGCAACCACTCTCCAACAGCTAGAAGCCAAAGTCATCTTTGTTGACCACCAATACATTCATTCTGTTAGTGAAGCAATCAAGATACTATCACATGAAAAAACCGCATTAGCATCACCGAGTGTGGTTCTGATCGATGAAAGGAATCACACCATTGTGCCATCGAAAACTCTTGATTACGAGGAACTTCTTTCTTCAGGGAAATCTGATTTCAATATCATACACCCAAATGATGAATGTGATCCAATCTCGATAAATTTCACTTCAGGCTCAACGGGGAAGCCAAAAGGGGCAGTTTATAGCCATAGATCAGCGTATCTCAACTCGTTATCGGTTATCTTTAGATATGATATAAAGAAAATGCCGGTTTTCTTGTGGACGGTTGATATGTTCCGTTGCAACGGGTGGTGCTTCCCGTGGGCAGTGGCAGCATTGGGCGGCACCAACGTTTGTCTTAGAGAAGTGACCGCGAAGGTGATTTTTAATTCGATTATGATCCATAAAGTAACACACTTGTGTGGTCCACCTACGATTTTAGACAAGATTGCAAGTTCGAAAGCTGATGAACAACGGGTGATTCCAACTAGGGTTGATGTAATCGTGGCCGGGCCTTTACCCTCATTGGAAATTATATTGAAAGTCGAGAAATTTGGGTTTGACATACACCATGGTTATGGAATGACAGAAGCTCTAGGGCCAATGACTGATAGGTCGTTGACAACAAGCAATCCACAAGAAAATGACAAGGATATTGAGATTCAGAAGATAAGATGTCGTGAAGGAACTCACAACATCTTAACACAAGATGTTGATGTCAAAGACCCTGAGACCATGATCAGTGTGCCATCAGACGGGAACACAATTGGAGAAATTATGTTTAAGGGAAACATTGTAATGTTAGGATACTTTAACAACATGGAAAAGACCCAAAAGGTGTTCAAGGGCGGTTGGTACATGACAGGGGATCTTGGGGTTAGAAACCCTAATGGTGATATAGAGATGAAAGATCGTAAACTAGATAGTATTATCACAAATGGGGAGATTGTTAGCACCATCGAGATTGAACGGGTCATCAGGACTCACCCATTTGTAAAGGAAGTAGCCGTTGTTGGGAAACCTGACAATGCCCTTGGTGAAACGCCTTGTGCGTTTGTGACATTGAAAGGCGAGTGCACTTTAACTGGTTGTGCTATCATCGAATTTTGTCAAGAGAAGTCGTTGCCTCGCAATATGATCCCACGAAATGTGTGTTTCGAGGTTTTACCCATGAATTCGACCGGAAAAgttctcaaatttcttcttaGGCAAAAAGCCAAAACAACAGGGAGTATTCTTTGTGGGAATGGGTATTGAACATTCATTGTTATCATTTAAACATGGGCAAACATAAATAAATGTAATCGAATAATGCTCAGTTGCATGAATTTGGAATACAATTGTACTATGgattatgtttacaccaaattgtaAGCGGTGTCCTTTCCTTTTAAAATTGAcgggttttgtacttaatgtttcaaaatcttgcacggtatgtcctttgagcctaacccagtttattttattttattttttgctAAATCTAGTCACCCAaaggtattttagtctttttaccccaTTTATTTAGtatcattttaaaaaataaaacaaaataatttataaCTCTACCtatcttcaacatcaatgcacctGCAACACCACTaacaccacctcccaccaccgccTAACCCACCTTCACCATCCACAACCCACCACTCCGGCCATCACCACCTGCAACACCCCtaacaccacctccaccaccgcaAACCCATACACTTAATGTATGTTAATTTTCCGTCAGTGATAAACACttcttttatatattttagtaacatcttataacaattttttttataaaataggtGACCTAGATAAAACATAGATGAAACTTAGATATTATTTAGTAATTACTTTTTTAATGTAACTTGAACTATAAGGTAGTAGTGAAACAAAAATTCAGTAAATAATAaacaattttgataattattcTATTTAAGTCAACATAAAAAAATATTCACCAAATAGTAATCAAGTTTTTTTGTGTATTTTATTTATGTGACTTAACTTTTAGATAGCTaacatttagaaaaaaaaaagtcgCAGTAAAGAAACAACAAATGAAACTAAGGGGCTATTTATTTGCCTCTTAATGAGGCTATTAATGTTTCAGATCTTTTACTGGTTTAACACTTAATGGTTAAGACAGTTTGTTTCGTAAGCGCatgtctgaatgattcagacaattgtctctgaatggttaagcattatatagagtctgaatgattaagatctctaatctgaattggtcaaacatttgcctctgaacggttaaacattatattGGATCTTAATGGTTctgacctcttactgattcaacacttaatgatttagacctcttactagttcagcacttaaccattcagaagttgtcaaacaacCTCTTAGTGGTTTTTATAGTTAAAGTTTATGAATGATTATACTAGAATATTATTAACACTtgcttattaattttttttatgatttATCTCTATAAATTATTTCAAAGTTTGAGCCACATCAGAGCCGTCTCCGAaaactcttgaaaaaatttaggcATCAGGCGACGAAAAGAATTGGACCCGAAAagaattgggcccaaaattatggttaagagtaaatgaattacaaaaataaaaacttagtgaTAGAGCAAAGACTCAAACTTGAGACCTCTACattattttgagatggttttTGCCACTACACTACCAATACTTTTTTGAATAATAAACGGataaatatactaaatatataatttaatacatataTACAAGCTTATAAAGACTTTTCGGGCCCTTTGAAGTTTTGGGCATCGAGCGTCGGCACGGGTTTGCCGGGCCCAGAGCCGGCCCTGAGCCACACCTTTTATCCATAAATACTTAGGCTATTATTATTGACTACAATAGCCCATGTGATATAGGAGAGGCCCAATTGAAGACCTACCCAACTTAGGAAGAGTTTCATTTCACGTAACAGTtcttttggactagaaataacaCGACGCATTATTTAATTAAACGAGTTATTGTTTGAGGTATAAATGTGTTTAAAATGGTGTTATCCCgcttaagttttttttttgaattgcCGACAAAATATTTTATTCATTGTGGCGGGATGCTACCACCAAACATACAAAAGTTTTACACCAAATTAAAACAACATACATTACAAAAATTGTTATCCTGCTTAAGTAGTTTATGAAATGAATAACATGCTTAACTTATAGTGTAAAATAAGTTAAGAAGTCGACACAACACGTTTATTACCCAATTATCAAAACGATATAATTGAAtcgttttaaaataaataataaaatataatataatataatttattatGTGTCGTACCTTGTACGGTTGTATCTTTAGTAACTTGTGTTTTATAGTGATATTATCTCTTATCATTTCTTAAccatgatttttttattttttctgatAACATGTTAAATGTGTTGTGTCATTTGTATTATTTAAATAGCTTATATATAGCCGTGTTACATATGTCATGTAGTGTCATTATTGTTATTGAACTTATTACCTTTAATTGTGTTAAACGTATTGTGTAACCTGATTGCTAAACATGTATGTGTTAAAGCTTAAGAAAATTACACATTTgaatatgtttttatttaaagATCCTCAAAAATCAAGCATTTTTATCTTAGTTTTAAGTATAAATatcaataaattaaaaaaaaattaagtgtGTTACAACTATATATATAGTGGAAAGTTCAAataagaagaatttttttgtaagaatttcaaccaataagaatgctttattttactttatttaataaagagttaattacatagttagtccctgtggtttgtacaaaataacatacttaggtactaatagtttaaaatcactttctagggtattaacttttcattttgtaacgtttggaggtattaacttctaggatattaacatagttagtccatgtggtttgcacaaaataacatacttaggtactaatagaatgtgattttaaatcTACAAATAATGTAAATAccttcaaacgttacaaaatgaaaagttaatactctagaatgtgattttaaactattagtacctaagtatgttaatttgtgcaaatcacagggactaactatgtaattaactctttaataaaagtatttaatgttactataaggttacattggtaaatctatataagtcattaatttgtagtctttctctttaatagctaactacattaatttttttgtaacttatcttcaaaatatatattttttcaaaaaaataaaataaaataatttaaagtgtaggataaattacgagttgtgtaggataaatttcaacgtgtaggatgaatttcgaaatatgtaagataacttttgatgtgtgtaggcaaaaaaagttagtgtggaggatactagtctttatgactaattaattagtcaaaatgataataaatgagaaccacctcgagttgtaagaaccgcgagaaccacaccgtacggggcgaggtggacgaatttttttttcaaaaacgtagatgcatgtattataaacacactcgtaaaaaaaaattttaaaaaaatgttgtgcgtgtagttttttacaccacaagtttgtggtttacgagttccgtaaatttacggaactcgtaaacaacaaacttgtggtgtaaaaaactacacgcacgacatttttttaaaaaaaaaattttatgaatgtgtttataatacatgcatctacgtttttgaaaaaaaaaattgctccacctcgccccggatcaagtagttctcgcggttcttacaatatttagcgttttttcattcgttctcacggttctcgcaatatttagcgttctcaagataaccctcccatatatatatatatatatatatatatatatatatatatataggggactgctagaatgagaaccacctcgaattgtaagaaccgcgagaaccaccccgtacggggcgaggtggaccaaatttttttcaaaaacgtagatgcatgtattataaacacattcgtaaaaaaaattttaaaaaaatgccgtgcgtgtagttttttacaccacaagtttgtggtttacgagttccgtaaatttacggaactcgtaaaccacaaacttgtggtgtaaaaaactacacgcacggcatttttttaaaatttttttttaatgaatgtgtttataatacatgcatctacgtttttgaaaaaaaaattagttcacctcgccccggatcaagtagttctcgtggttcttacaactcgaggtggttctcattctagcggccccctatatatatatatatatatatatatatataaaaccgatggagggacacttgtcattattctagaccatccttaattgtagataattattatttaatttaaattattaaatattaattaaattaatataaatcttatcaacTCTAAATCATTGGCATAAATTAACTTCAAATCGTAAAGTCTtatctaaataaaaaaaatattgtttcaCTTAGCAGTAGATAAACATGCATATTATTTATTgatgttattattgttaactatgagaaattatattaaacaacttattaatcaaaccaaaaatttTAAATAGCATTAACCTatttaaaaagtaataaaaaatccattttttaaatataactttttttattatttagtatataagattacatttcttccacccgtgaatacacagggtttttttaaaatataactttttttattgtttggtatataaaattacatttattcaacccgcacaatacacggggttcttaaagatataattttttattatttaatatataaaattatatttactcaacagatgtaataaatgaggtttttaaaaatattttgtttttatttagtatataaaattacatttattaaacccgtataatacacggggttctaacctagtatatatataggggaatgttcatttgagaagaaaattaaattaagaagaaaaagaacaaagggtacaaatataaaacattaaatagtttttctttaaactcatttattattatctttgactaattaattagtcataaacattatcatcctccacacttaaatttttgcttacacacatcaaaatttatcctacacgttttgaaatttttccaacacatatttaaatttatcctacattttaggatctgagtttcttttgatTGCGTTTGTTTGATGTTAGTGAAGATGAAACAGAGTTACATGTAACGGAATTAAAtgaaacaaactttcaacacacaATCAATGAGAGAATAAATTTtagcaaacatgtttatattgAAATCGAATGATTGTATTTGTTACAAAAATCAATCACAATACATGCGTGCACataatctccccctcagcctgagctcacagtgattgttcgtacagaatgacttgGTGATGATGGGAGCggatagaacagtacagggtactgttctatttatagtacagaacaAACCACTAAGCATCttttggctgacgtcaccatgaaagtgacatctaacctcctaacagcCTCTAACCACTGACTATTACAACCACTGATATCTAAACAACTGATTACAAATAATACAAAGGATAAACTATTGCTTCTTCATTCCACTGTCATAGCTCCAGCAGTgctttgtgtcttcagcagtacttgaaccatatcagtagattgagcatcagtgctttgtCTTCAAAAGTCTTTAGGAATCAGTAGTTGTTGTGAAGAGCAATACTTAGAGGACATCAGATGTTAGggccactttcaaggggaaagatctgatgcaaacaactgcttatgatgaatccactgatccgatccagttttggctttatcaactgttcctttgtagggtttaatcccaacaatctcctcctggaacagatgatgccaaaactcttcattattctggatttttattgcctcatcaagaGTTCCCTAACTTGatctttgaattgtaattcaaagttcatggaATCCTCATCAttctcatccctgcacagtgtaagctcaatgAGATCTTATAAATCTTCCACACCCAGGCCAAGTGCTTCttcccttgatatatgcttcacttcaccattggatttGAGCAGAGttaatacatgggtcttttgatcagacttccattttagtatttttgaatccaatgggtttcttgggagagacttTATTGTTGATGAATTTGGAGATGGAGGCCTGGTGATGACAACTTTGGTAGGATCTTGAGATTGTGCTAAGTCTTATTTTTCTGCCATCAATGTCTGAAGAACCATTTTCATGTTGTATTCTTCTTGAGCCTTGTCTTCTTTTGTTTCCgcatccatctgcttttgtttccttctttgataaaggatggcaGCAGGTGGAGCAGTGGATCTTCTAATTGGCAATTTTTGTTTGACTGGAACCACTGCTTCTGGATAATCAGGCTTTTTGGGAGCAGtgggatctttcttccttaactcttccaaccttttgtaggtgtcTAACACTTTTATCTCTGAAAACCTTGTAACCTGgttccttgacccataatcagcagctataagttcttctttcattcttttcagctTCAAGGCCCTTTCTAGTACATTCTTTTTGTAATTTGCCCAGACTGGAGGAGTTTGCTTTACTTTGTCTTCAATCATCTTTTGAATTCTGGCTGTCTCCTATTTTAGTTCACTAATGGTCCATTCCTTATATTGATGCTTTTCTGCCCTGTATTTCTTGTATGCCATGATGTAATCAATGTAGTCTTGTCTCATACTTTCATCATCTTTTTTTTGATAATTTCTGACAAAGATCTTTTGAGAACTGCTCTAAGGTTTTGACTTTGGTGAGCAGGT
This is a stretch of genomic DNA from Helianthus annuus cultivar XRQ/B chromosome 16, HanXRQr2.0-SUNRISE, whole genome shotgun sequence. It encodes these proteins:
- the LOC110918661 gene encoding probable acyl-activating enzyme 1, peroxisomal, coding for MEGYSKCEANFVPLSPISFLERAAFVYAKSVSIIYNDVTYTWKETYDRCVKLASALSIIGVTPGKVVATFAPNTPAQYELQFGVPMAGAILCSLNTSLDPPTLATTLQQLEAKVIFVDHQYIHSVSEAIKILSHEKTALASPSVVLIDERNHTIVPSKTLDYEELLSSGKSDFNIIHPNDECDPISINFTSGSTGKPKGAVYSHRSAYLNSLSVIFRYDIKKMPVFLWTVDMFRCNGWCFPWAVAALGGTNVCLREVTAKVIFNSIMIHKVTHLCGPPTILDKIASSKADEQRVIPTRVDVIVAGPLPSLEIILKVEKFGFDIHHGYGMTEALGPMTDRSLTTSNPQENDKDIEIQKIRCREGTHNILTQDVDVKDPETMISVPSDGNTIGEIMFKGNIVMLGYFNNMEKTQKVFKGGWYMTGDLGVRNPNGDIEMKDRKLDSIITNGEIVSTIEIERVIRTHPFVKEVAVVGKPDNALGETPCAFVTLKGECTLTGCAIIEFCQEKSLPRNMIPRNVCFEVLPMNSTGKVLKFLLRQKAKTTGSILCGNGY